The following nucleotide sequence is from Barnesiella propionica.
GCGAAAATTGTCGGTAATAATACGTTTATCTTCGTTCGTTAAAACCGACCACATTTCTGACATTTCTTCTTTAAGAATCGATTCTAATGTGCTTTTTTTTACCATTTTTTGTTGTATAACACTGTTTTACAGCACAAAATTAGAGAAAAAAATGGTTCTTGTTACATTTTGTGAACAAAAAAAGCATAGAAGTTTCTGTTTTTTAGAAAAGTTAATGGTTGCTTGATAAATATTAGGAAGATCGGCTGGCAAAATGCTGGAATATGAGAATCCCCCATATTTGAAGTTTCCGGCATATGGGGGATTTCTATAATGAGATTATAAATTTTGATTTGTTAAATAGCGTTCCGCATCGATAGCCGCTTTACAACCCGAAGCAGCAGCCGTGATGGCTTGCCGGTAAATGGGATCGGCTACGTCTCCCGCGGCAAAAACACCGGGAATATTTGTTTCTGTGGTATGAGGATTTGTGATGATATATCCGTTATCATCAAGTTTCAAAAAGTCTTTGAAAATATCCGTGTTAGGTTTATGGCCTATTGCCAGGAAGAAACCGTCGATAGGCAGGTTAAAACGTTCTTCGTGGCTACTCCCCAGTCCTTTTACCAGATGGACACCTTCTACTCCGTTACTTCCGAATAAACCTTCCGCCTGTGTTTCAAAAAGAATTTCTATATTATGGTTTTCTTTGACACGTTTTTGCATAATTTCCGATGCGCGCAAATAGTTTTTGCGTACGATCAAATAAACTTTACTGGCCAAATGGGAAAGATAAATAGCTTCTTCGCATGCCGTATCACCTC
It contains:
- the trxB gene encoding thioredoxin-disulfide reductase, with amino-acid sequence MEQNERVRCLIIGSGPAGYTAAIYASRANLAPVLYEGLQPGGQLTTTTDIENFPGYPDGISGFDMMEDLKKQASRFGTDIRRGIATAADFSKKPYRITIEGEKIIEADTVIISTGASAKYLGLPDEDKYAGMGVSACATCDGFFYRKKVVAVVGGGDTACEEAIYLSHLASKVYLIVRKNYLRASEIMQKRVKENHNIEILFETQAEGLFGSNGVEGVHLVKGLGSSHEERFNLPIDGFFLAIGHKPNTDIFKDFLKLDDNGYIITNPHTTETNIPGVFAAGDVADPIYRQAITAAASGCKAAIDAERYLTNQNL